The following coding sequences are from one Tachysurus vachellii isolate PV-2020 chromosome 7, HZAU_Pvac_v1, whole genome shotgun sequence window:
- the chpf2 gene encoding chondroitin sulfate glucuronyltransferase, translating to MRLSPFLAVFRPALPLILGLSLGCSLSLLMVSWTQGDTDEVCSDQLRLGLLHGAQVREPLRADGGDRNEDFEPRIVPYHKDPSKPHKKVLRTRYIHTELGIRERLLVGILTSRATLNTLAIAVNRTVAHRFHRTFFFTGLRSAKLPHGMTVVAHGDDRPVWLMYETIRHLHQHHGNEYDWFYLAQDDTYTQSERIMNLVGHLSAGQDLYMGRAEEFIGGEEQARYCHGGYGYLLSRSLLARLQPHLDACRNDILSVRPDEWLGRCIIDYLGLSCMEKHQEVTYYYFELQKNADPEREDSIQFKNAFTVHPVSEPALMYRLHKRYSQIELDWTYAQIQQLQVQINNLSELTPEGKTGATWPIGINPPFRPKTRFEVINWEYFTEEHIFSCADSSPKCELRGADHADVNSILDTAVERLNERYQPQLRFRKQRLLNGYRRFDPTRGMEYILDLALQAFTQKGHSQVIAKRVGLLRPLSTIEIIPMPYVTEATRVQVILPVTARDQDFVGNFLDTYVMNTLDTRDNALLTFLFVYDPFDAQRVSQTDVFASVKSMISEVEKRYSDVKIPWISVKTEVPSQVKLMDIISKKHPVDTLFFLASVWTEVTGDFLNRCRMNAISNWQVFFPVHFQEYSPALVYHDQQPSAASSFSSEALRDGRFDRHSFDEACFYNADYMATRTKMANDIMDNDELLESMDIYEIFVRYSSLHVFRAVEPALIQKYVRRACNPRFSEDIYHRCVLSNLEGLASRSHLAMALFEQEQANST from the exons ATGCGACTGTCCCCTTTTCTCGCTGTCTTCCGGCCAGCCCTGCCGCTCATTCTGGGCTTATCTTTGGGCTGTAGTCTCAGTCTGTTGATGGTGTCCTGGACACAGGGAGACACGGACGAGGTCTGCAGCGATCAGCTGCGTCTCGGACTTCTCCACGGCGCTCAAGTCAGAGAACCCTTGAGAGCAGACGGAGGTGACAGGAACGAGGATTTTGAGCCTCGAATTGTACCCTATCATAAGGATCCCAGCAAACCACATAAGAAAGTGCTCAG GACCCGTTATATCCACACAGAACTTGGCATTCGTGAGCGCCTCCTGGTGGGCATCCTGACCTCACGTGCCACCCTTAACACACTGGCCATTGCAGTGAACCGTACTGTGGCCCATCGCTTCCACCGCACCTTTTTCTTCACTGGCCTCCGCAGTGCCAAGCTGCCCCATGGCATGACCGTGGTTGCTCATGGAGATGACCGGCCCGTCTGGCTAATGTATGAAACCATTCGCCACCTTCATCAGCACCATGGCAATGAATACGACTGGTTCTATCTGGCCCAGGacgacacatacacacaatcagagCGCATCATGAACCTAGTGGGGCATTTAAGTGCAGGGCAAGATCTCTACATGGGTCGCGCAGAAGAGTTTATCGGCGGTGAAGAGCAAGCTCGCTACTGCCACGGCGGCTATGGCTACCTGCTGTCACGGAGCCTGTTGGCCCGGCTACAGCCGCACCTTGACGCTTGTCGCAATGACATCCTCAGCGTCAGGCCTGACGAGTGGCTCGGGCGCTGCATTATTGACTATCTGGGACTGAGCTGCATGGAAAAGCACCAG GAGGTGACCTACTATTACTTTGAGCTGCAGAAAAATGCCGACCCGGAGCGTGAGGACAGCATCCAGTTCAAGAACGCCTTCACCGTGCACCCAGTCTCAGAACCTGCACTCATGTATCGCTTGCATAAACGCTACAGCCAGATTGAACTGGACTGGACCTACGCACAAATACAGCAGCTACAG GTTCAAATCAACAATCTGAGCGAGCTCACTCCAGAAGGCAAAACGGGAGCCACCTGGCCCATTGGGATCAACCCGCCATTCCGTCCGAAGACACGATTTGAAGTGATCAACTGGGAGTATTTCACAGAAGAGCACATCTTCTCCTGCGCAGACAGCTCACCAAAGTGTGAGCTCCGTGGTGCAGACCATGCAGACGTTAACTCCATTCTGGATACCGCTGTGGAACGTTTAAACGAGCGCTATCAACCACAGCTGCGTTTCCGGAAGCAGCGTTTGTTGAACGGCTATCGCCGTTTTGACCCCACACGTGGTATGGAATATATACTAGACCTGGCCTTACAGGCCTTCACACAGAAAGGCCACAGTCAGGTGATTGCCAAGCGTGTGGGCTTGCTAAGGCCTCTTAGCACCATAGAGATTATTCCAATGCCCTATGTGACTGAAGCAACGAGAGTGCAGGTCATCCTTCCAGTGACTGCACGGGATCAGGACTTTGTGGGCAATTTTTTGGACACGTATGTGATGAACACTTTGGACACACGGGACAATGCTCTACTGACCTTCCTTTTTGTGTATGACCCTTTTGATGCACAAAGGGTCAGCCAGACAGATGTATTTGCCAGTGTGAAATCTATGATTAGCGAGGTGGAGAAGCGCTACAGCGACGTGAAGATCCCATGGATCAGTGTCAAAACAGAGGTTCCCTCACAGGTCAAGCTGATGGACATCATCTCCAAGAAGCATCCAGTGGACACTCTTTTCTTCCTAGCCAGTGTCTGGACCGAGGTCACTGGTGACTTCCTGAATCGTTGCCGCATGAATGCCATTAGTAACTGGCAGGTTTTCTTCCCTGTTCATTTCCAAGAGTACAGCCCTGCTCTGGTGTACCATGACCAGCAACCTTCTGCAGCTTCATCCTTTTCTTCAGAGGCGCTCAGAGATGGCCGCTTTGACCGGCACTCATTTGATGAGGCCTGTTTTTACAATGCAGATTACATGGCTACCCGTACCAAGATGGCCAACGACATCATGGACAATGACGAGCTGCTGGAGAGCATGGACATTTACGAAATTTTTGTGCGCTACTCAAGCTTACATGTCTTTCGCGCTGTGGAGCCAGCTCTGATCCAGAAATATGTACGGCGAGCCTGTAACCCTCGTTTCAGTGAAGATATCTACCATCGCTGTGTGCTGAGCAATTTAGAGGGGCTGGCTTCACGATCACACTTAGCTATGGCTCTGTTTGAACAAGAGCAGGCAAACAGCACCTAG